ATTTATTAAAGGATATTTCAAGTTGGCGAAAGCTAGTACTAGTTATTTGTGTCCATTGTGACAATCAATCAACAATTGGAAGGGTTCAAAGCGACATATATAATGGTAAAACTAGCTAGTCAAATGGAGTTATTTTCATTGATTGTGTAAAGTCAAGGGAAAATATCGTGAATTGACTAGGGATCTCAAGAGTAATGACCTTAAAGCctttaaaaggtaaaaaaaagaaaaaattgttacgATGGTAACCATATTTAATTGACTAGAGATCCCAAGATTTAAGTTCAGAAAAAGAACTTAAGTCATATTGCAATTTTAATAGCACTTAAAATTATTAGTTATAGCACTTAAAATAAAATGAGGTGCGCTTTCATAATTCTCATATCTTGGTTTTCAAGTGGAGGATAAACATAATACTCTTTTTGAAATGCCTTTTATATGAATGAGAAATGTACTTgctttttagaaattttataaggTTGAATTTTGTAAAGCATTCATGAAAACATGAATAATTGAGAGTAATGATTTTATCAAAATCctcattttaataaataataaatattattttaaggataattttatcttttcatataaaatttagaaGAATACTAACGCATAATGGAATTGAACCCAAAATATCATGTCATCATCACATCATtgtgatttttattatttaactttaTTACTTCAGTCAAAGCCATTTATTACATAAATATTTCACTCACATCATGGATTTGACAAAATTTGGTAATACTAATTGGTTTAATATATCATTTAGTTTTTGTGTTTAACATTTTTTTTCTAACGTGGTAAATGTGTTTTTTATCAATATAGTACTTGTATTTGGCGaaagttatatattttagtaCTCAAAGATAACATAATTATCTTTTTAGTATTTAATTCGCCTTTATAATTGATTTGATAATcattaattgctaatattattagttaattatgattttcatcaaatcaaccctAAAACTTAAATTAAACACAAAAGGTTAACAATATTACTTTCAAGTGCAAAAAATATAGCTTTTGCCAAATACAAGTACCTTGTTGGATAAAGAAGcacaaatattatattaaaaaaagtaACAAACTCAAATACTAAACAACCGATGGCATCTATAGAAAAACCAATTATAACACGTATGATTTAGATTGAGAAATGTGAGCTTACCTTTCAACCAATTCAACTGGTTTGAACACCAAAGAAAGAGAACAATTAATTTTTAGAGAAAAACAACGTATTTATTTCAGGTTTAACAAGTTTCAGCTCATCaatacaatttttttaatttctgaCATGATTTAATCAAACAACTACAATCTCCTCATTTTTGTGTTTTAACTACGGTGATCGATTTTGTTATAATAAACGTCGATAATGACAGTTGTAATGGGTCATTTTTGTCCGGCCTGCCAGAAAACCAAAACagaaaataaaccaaaaaatGAAAGTCCAAATATTCAAATTACAagccccccccccaaaaaaaactcaaagcccaaaaataaaaaaaaacctaagccgcccaaatggcccaaaactTTAAACATTTTCAGAAAGAAAACCCTAGTCCCTGGCCCTTGTGCCGCGCCTCCCATGTGGGCCGCTGCCTCCACGTGCTGAGTCAACGCACTTGCCGTCCGAGGTGGCCTCTCTTGCACCAAAATGGTAGGCTTCCTTGTCCGTTGACTCCTTCTTAGGCCTgcaaaacaagaacaaagaagaaAGTAAAGCAGAGACAATAGAGCAAGGAAACAGaacaaagaaataataataataataaaacttagCATTTATAAGCCATGCAAACGACGTTGTTTAGGGCTAATTTCAATAGCCTCAAAGCGGTGTCGTTTGGCCCTTGACTCATGTCTGACTCGACCCGCAgatgggatccgcgtgtttttaagcAAAATGGGTTATTTTTAGCTTTAACCCTTCTgcctttttatattttataatctaGCCCTATTCctgttttatatatttaaaatttgtctgtataatttaatttttgtttcacTTTGGTACATTGCAAAACGACACACCCCGAGGACTGGGAATAATTTCCTATTTAGTACCTCCTCCTTGGCGCGTGTTTTATTTTGGCCCTCTGTTttgcctttttcttttatttatttataatttatcctTTCAACTTTATTTTGATTTCGATTTCATCCTTTATTTGATCAAATTCAATccttttagattttatataacgTAATTCTATTTtcacttatttttatttatttatccatttgttttactatttatttaccttcttgttatatttaaatttttgttttcacctaatacttatttattatttatatctattatattttttatttatttttcattttccttttaattatttaaatttaatgttatgtatatttgttttatttattcatttaccttttttaaatatttaaaattaatattatctattttttatttacttaaatttaatgttatttgttttatctatttatttattattattttactttctaaatatttaatttgatattatttatatttcctttcatttttattctaaattattttatttattttattattaatgctATGAAATAATATTCTTATTTGCATTATTATAATTCTTCATTATtactaaataaatattaattatgtcATGATCATTACCATTATTATAATCAATTCGTGTCACATTAATTTTTACATGATACATAAAAGGAAATCTTTTAAAAATaggcaatatttcgtatttggaGATTCGAGAAGTAAaataagaacacacaaattttagtGTGGAAACCCTTTTGGGGAAAAAACCATGAGCAAAGGAGAATAAATCCACTAATGTTGAAAACCGAATAATACAATAGGAGTTTCGACTAATCTATTTAAGGGTTGAAATGTATTATTCTAATCAAAGTTAAATAGTAGAAGTATAGTTGTATACAAACTCAACTTATACAGTATAGTCCGTACCACAAGGACTCTACCCCCACAACCCTAATCCAATTTTGTACTTATGAACAATGTATACGGACTTGGGTCACACAAACTCAACAATAATCCTTACTAATTTTGTAACAAAAGGAAAACCGGTAGCAGCGCCATCGCAATGCACCCCATAGCCATTCCTTTCGTTGTGGTTGGTAATTGCGTGATATAAAAACGTCTCTTCACTTTTTCTCAAATAAAAAGCCAAAGCCAATAATGAATAATTATCTCTTTGCTAAGCCCTCCCCCAACACACTTTGATTTTGAAAGCTCTTCCCACTTTGATTTTAATACCAACAAATATTCAACGATTAAAATATTTAGGAGtccttatattatattaattgaattaaattagtcctctattattaaaaagaatcaattaAGTACAAATCGTAATAGAGTTAAGATTTCTTGTAAAACAAAATATTCTgtttggaattgaattgaaaaaaataaattcaagCCACTTTTTAAACAACAAATATTAGTCCAATTCAAAtttgatatgattttttttaatagtATAAGGATTAAACTGATCCATTTAATAATAGAAGGATTAATTTGATCAAGTCTCGATAATCTCAGGGGTCCAAGTTAATTTTTTGCATTTAAACATATTGCTTTGCTTTGGTTTTAAGTTGAAGTAGCTTAGGGTCTTGTTTTACCAACCAATCTTTTAACCATTGTCTcttgtatatatataaactaGACTTAAAACCCTTTCTCTTTCAACAATCAAACCAACAAGCTTTGGTCTCTTATCAATTACTGTCCCCTCTCTTGTTTCTCTCATTTCATTTGTTTAAGAATGTCTTTCATGGCGGCTGCAAAGGTTTTTGCGTGTCCTTTTGTCTTTGTTGCCCTCTTCAGCATGGTTGCTTCTGATCCTGATCTTCTTCAAGATCTCTGCGTAGCTAATAAAGCTGCTGGTACAACTACTACAACTGTAATATATgttcttacttttttttttttaatttgggaacttttcttaactttgtcCCCAGGACGGAAGGAGGGGCAGGAATCATGCCCCCAAAATTGGAAAATTCCATCTTTTACCCTTTAAAacgtataaaattataaattagtaaTAGAAAATTGCACTTTGATCTCCCcaaataataagattttaatttaatcctttaaaaaattataaacatattaACTAGTACAATGGTGAAAAAAAGAGTTTTTCAGGCTTCGCTCATGTTAGTCCTTAAAATTTTTTTGTTCACTAGTTTTGGACCTTAACCTCcagtttttattaaaaaaaatttaagtgatAATATGACGTAATCTCATAATGTCATATCATTATATTGACCAAAATTGAAAAACTTTGTCAAATTTAGAGAGCAATGTGAACCAAAAAAGAGTTCAAGatcaaattgtaaaataattactACATTCAGACcttttttgtattcaacacatttTCAATATATAAATCTATATTCGATGAGTTACAAAAGGTTTTTCAATATGCCTTAaattatttttaggaattttaaaagattaaatcaaaattttaccatttttaaaggtcaaaatgtaattttattattataaagaatctaaattaaaatttacCATGGAGGCCACTTCGCCCGGGTATTATTTAACCTATTTGTATACTAATTGTATAGGGATAAAGGTTAATGGATTTCCATGCAAGGACGAAGCCAATGTTACGGAAGCTGATTTTTTCTTTAGCGGATTAGCCAATCCAGGAGTCATCAATAACTCGGTTGGATCAGTGGCAACAGGAGCCAATGTCGAGAAAATCCCAGGGCTCAACACCCTCGGCGTCTCGCTTGCTCGGATCGACTATGCACCAGGTGGCCTTAACCCTCCTCACACTCACCCACGAGCCACCGAGATCATCTTCGTTCTCGACGGTGAATTAGACGTGGGGTTCATCACTACATCAAACAAGTTGGTCTCCAAATCGGTCAAGAAAGGCGACGTTTTCGTGTTCCCAAGGGGATTGGTTCATTTCCAGAAGAACAATGGCGACAAATCGGCATCCGTTATAGCAGGATTTAACAGCCAATTGCCTGGAACTCAATCGATTGCCGCAACATTGTTTACATCGACACCGGCTGTCCCAGACAATGTGTTGACAAAGACCTTTCAAATTGGCACCAAAGAAGTTGACAAAATCAAAAACAAGCTAGCCCcgaagaaaacttagaaaattggctTCTGTAATTGAAAATATCATACGTATTTCTATCGGGGATTGAATAATGTAATTTAAGAGCAAAATATTGGTTTTGTATGTGGTAACGTCGCCAATTCACTATATTTTCTTTGAATTATCTACTCATGTTTGTTTTTACATTTGTTCGTGTTCAATTTATACTCGTGTTTGTTTATTTCAACAAcgtgtttatgtttatttttttaaattgaatgaatttgttTATGAATGGGATAAATCCCAAAACTATACATGAACTAtgatttaatgtgcaattgtatatatgaattttgattttgtgtaattttatacatagaaattttaatttgattcaattttataaattattaacacaattattgatataacatcattttatgtttatatatttcatacataaataattttctttatttatttaaatgtatatgattaaatcaaaattaaagtttcaagtatacatttgaaccacaattagAGTTTCACGTGTATAATTGCACTAAATTAAAGTTTATGTATACAATTGCACCTTAAACCaaagttcatatataattttaatatttatctcttTATGAACTTTAAATGAACATATTCATGAATTATAATCGAacatgtttatgaaaaattaaaaatatgtttaaaacaataaacaaataaatttaaacaAACTATAAATATGTATCTTatttttagatataaaataatcaaacataaattatttttatacaatgctTGAAAGTACTTATTATTTCTCCCCAACCCTTAAACGGGAGAATAAACACGCTTCAACATGCTTGAACCCATGTCCTCAGGCTTTGGTAACAATGCCGTTACCAACCAAACTATGATTCAATTCTATGGTACACTCATTATGTGGGTGGAAAAAAATTAGATTATCCCAAAATTATAtaacaattatatttataaaaaaaatcatatgggTTGAAATAGCACAATCTCGCATCTAAAAAATATAAAGTTGTGAAGTGTTTGTACTATTATAAATTGAGGTGGTTGCTGAACTTTGTTAAATTTTTGGccttcttattattttatttatctttcaatATTTTGTATTGAAATATATTCTGCTGAGATTTTGTCTAGAATATTAGATTTTCTAATAAAATAGCTTACTCTTCTTTACCCTATTCACATAACAATATAAActcaaatgaaattttgattgAAATAGTAAAACTGAGACATTAAAAACTTATGTCATATAAGTTCAAATTCTATTATGTACATTACTTTGTAAAAAAAATGAGATTTCGgtaattttttaattgaattgaGATCAATTGATAGGTGACATTAATTTATAAGCAGATACACCCACACCGATCCGATTCCACTACCCCTCGGACTAATTCAGGTACTTCCTCAACATAAAggcttttttttattatataaaaataaccttaaaaaattagttaattatttaaataacctatttttttgataaaatacgaaaataactTAAAATCTATAATAAAAGTTGGTGGAGCCTTGGCGCCGCTAACATGCCACATCAGCAATctacataaaaaaattaattttttggtagAGCCATATAAAATGGCGCCACTTATATAAATACTAATGAAATACTATGGTTTTTGAAAGTATAAGAGGGACTTTAacaattttaccttttttttgGTGGAGCCACATAAATTGGCACcaccaaatttcaaaaaattagcTTTTGACACACTATTTCTCTATTCAAACAGTTTAAGgccaatttttttttccttttcacgTCAGGTTCTTTGAATTTTcttattactttttctttcttttaagtttatatttatttacttttttaagtttttatttgtccttatttattttatttatttgtttgtttattattgattttaaaaaacttgaaaggtatatttgaaattattttttaaattttaaatatatttttaataatataaaacatttaaatattttaaagatataaactttcaaatttattattagttttataatattttaaatgtatattttaaatatttttaatttaacatataaattttaaattatgatttttaaattattttaaatatattcaaaactttttaaattctatttaaaattttaaaaataatattttatttaaaaagtgaaatttgaattaattagaaaaataaaaaaatatttgttaaaaaaggatttatttgttaaaaatatgactttatttaaaatatatatattaaaaagtaaaatttaaatttaaaattaaaatatatattataacttGTCACATCGTGTTAGTGATATCGTGATGTGACCAATCATTAacctaaatattaattaaaacaaaagataAATGTTATATAAGGTGGGGTTTGGTCCCCTTCAAAAGgaaggaagaaaagagaaaaaagaaagtaagttatttataatttttattttgtatttttatattttatggttattgtaatataataattagttatattgtatttgtgctttttttatattatacagATATCAAAATATCTTCTGGAGCAAATCAGGATCACACTTTATCGAGTATCAACGAAAcagtaaaattaattataaattaaataaaaaatagttttagCTTCTCGTTTTTTCTTGCTAAGCGCTCTTTGCCCAACATGTTTTGATTGCATGAAATTAATCTATATTTAGTTTTATTATTCCTT
Above is a genomic segment from Gossypium arboreum isolate Shixiya-1 chromosome 8, ASM2569848v2, whole genome shotgun sequence containing:
- the LOC108469108 gene encoding germin-like protein subfamily 2 member 4; amino-acid sequence: MSFMAAAKVFACPFVFVALFSMVASDPDLLQDLCVANKAAGIKVNGFPCKDEANVTEADFFFSGLANPGVINNSVGSVATGANVEKIPGLNTLGVSLARIDYAPGGLNPPHTHPRATEIIFVLDGELDVGFITTSNKLVSKSVKKGDVFVFPRGLVHFQKNNGDKSASVIAGFNSQLPGTQSIAATLFTSTPAVPDNVLTKTFQIGTKEVDKIKNKLAPKKT